The stretch of DNA GTCGACGGGATGCTCGGAAAATTGTGCCGATGGATGCGATTTATGGGCTATGACACAGAGTATGCCGGCAGTGAAATATCCGATGGCGATATAATCAAGAAATGCCTTCACAATAAACGCAGGCTTATAACGATGGATATTGAACTATCTGATCGATTGGAGGGAACACTTCTCCTGAGATCATTCAAATTGGATGATCAGATAAGAACTGTTCTCGGGAGGTTTCCCATCAGCGCGGAGTTAGCCATGACAAGGTGTCCTGAATGCAATGGTATACTGGAAAAGAAAAGTAAACCAACAGCAGGTTTCATTCCGGCAGGTGTGAGGTCAAGGTTCCAGGAATACATGGTTTGCAACAACTGTGGCAAGACATATTGGAAAGGATCGCACTTTGACAGGATAACCGCAAAGATCGCGAAATTGAAAGGTCTGAAAGATGAGAATCCTAGCTGATCAAAAGGATGAAGCGTGGAAAACCATATACGTCGAGGACATCGATGATCTGTGGTATCTTCACAATATTTTCCGCCCGGGAGATGAGATACGGATGACCGTCCTGAGGAGAATGGAAAAGCAGGACGATCTTATCAGATCCAAGGAACAGTCCAGAAAACCCGTAAATCTAACCATAAGGATAGAAAGTGTCGAGTTTCAGGAATTTGTGGATAGGTTAAAGATCCTGGGTACCGTTGTTTCGGATTCCGAAGATCTGCGTGGTGAACATCAATCTTTCCTCATATCCCCCGGAACTTCATTTGACCTAGGGAAGATAGAATGGAACACTGAGGAGTCAAAACTTATAAAGGAGGCTCAGTCACACAACTTCAGCCAGGAATACATATTCATCAGCCTAGACGATGAACAAGCTACGTTGTCTCTAATGCGAAGCTATGGAATACAGGTAGCTGGAAGGATAGACTCGCTTAAGTCCGGAAAGTACTATGAATCCAATTATTCAGAAAAAACATACCTTGCGGAAATTTCCTCCACCTTGAAACCCATGTTGAAAAAGGATTCAGTAATCCTGATTCTCGGTCCGGGGTTTACGCACGATCACCTCTATTCCTTCCTAAGGGCAGACAATGATGTCGGTAAATACCAGATCTACAATTTCTCGACCTCAAGGTCAGACCAGAGCGCAGTATACGAATTCCTGACAAAACCGGAAAGCGACGAGATATTTTCAAAATCCAGGTTGCTCAAGGAGGGAAGGCTTATTGAAGAGTTCATGAGGGACCTGAAATTGGGAGAGAAAGCTGCTTACGGCTATGAAACAGTGCTGAAATCAATTGAAGCAGGGGCCGCAGATAAACTCATGATTACTGAAGAGGAATTTAGAAAGGAAAGATCACGTATTGTGCTTGATGGCGCCACACATTCAGGATGCTCAATACATATCTTCAGCTCGGAGACAGAGGCAGGAAGGCTAGTAAGGAGCTTTGGCGGGTACTGTGCCATACTTCGGTACTGATGCGGTTTACGTCAAGCCAAATCCCTGTACAATCACGAAAAGATAAATATAACCTGAAGCGTTATTCCGTGAGCGCTCCGATGGTGTAGTCCGGCCAAGCATTTCGGCCTTTCAAGCCGACGACTCGGGTTCAAATCCCGGTCGGAGCATCAGCTCCATTCCCGCTGGATTTTGTACTAGAAAAAATTTCACCTTCTTTGCCTCCTGTATTGCTGCGTCCTGGGACGGATGGAGATATACCTGGGTGCTGGACAGATCCTCCTGCCCCAGGAGCCGGGAAATATAGTATACGGACACACCCTGCTTCACAAGCTCTGTCGCATAGGTATGCCTGCCAATATGCGGGTGAAATTTCACGCCTGCCTTCAGGGCTACAATCTCGCATCTCCTTCGAAAATACTCATAGGCCATCTTTTCTATCAATGCTATCATAGAGTCTATCCCCTCTGCCCTTGTGTTTGTTACGTGGTTGATAAATGGTTCATTATGCTGGTGAGAAGCAACTTCATGAGCCTCGCAACATCATTCATCGCATATATGGATGAATGAATGATCCATGAATATCAACTCTGCCAGACATTTTTTATTTTTCCAAATTAGTTGGAAAATACGAGAACTATCATCCAAATCCATATGTATGCAAAGCGGTATGCCCGTGGCATACTGGTCTGACCATAACAATACTTATTAACCTTAAGAGGGTTGAGACGAATGGATGGAGTTCCGAATATCAAAAATTTGTGCAATTCAACCTTGGTATAGTAGAAATTGATACGGTGGGGGTAAAAACAGCGTGACAATGTTATACAGGGACGTAGATAAAGTCATAGGTTATCAGTTTTCAGTCTCTATGGTACAGAATCATCCTCTAATCCCTCTCGTGGAAAAGGAGTTCGGTGAGGTGCCTCTGCATTTGGACAGGACAAACGGTGAGGAATTCATTGACCTCTTCATTCAGGGGGAAAAGGCTCGACACATAGAAAGCATTGTAGGTGCATATAGCCATCTTATGCGGGGCGATCTGCTGACCATAAAACTGAAATCGAGTGAGATGGGTGCGGTTTCAGACATCATTGAAAAAATACTCTCGGTGAAAACAATAATCCCTAGTTCCATCTATCTCTCTAATTCCAGAGTCCGTGCGGATTACAGGTTTCACGTCTCCGACCTAGGCCAAATATCCTCTTTAGCTGGGGAGATACTATCTTTGATGAATAACATGGAAATTGTAGCCCTCGGACCTGATCCGGGAGGCATACAGGCACTAAACGCAGTGAACAGGAGAATTCCGCTCTCATTTGTCTCCTTTGAAACGGACCTGCCGGGGGAGATCGTCAAATCGGGGATGAAAGATGCGTTTTTTGAAGTAAATTACTCCCACAGTGAAAGGGAAAAAATGAAGGCACTTGCGATAACTACAGAATCAAATGTTCCAGCATCCTGGCGAAGTGTTTCACAGGGAAGCGGACTTTATGCAGCTGACATAGACTCCCCGCTGGTGAACCGTGTTAGAAACGACGCGAACGAACGCCACATTCCAAGGGCCGCTACCATTATGAAGATCAATGGCGACAAACTGAGAGCTTCTGCTTTTCTACCCAAGGCTCTCCTGAGAGAGTATCTTGAAATGCTGTATGTGGCTTCAAGAAAGGTCCCTGACTCATCCTTCAGGCTGAGTTCAGTCCGCGATTACAGCCAGGAAATCTGGGAATGGGCATGAGGAAGCGGAATCGAAGCATCAATTAAGTTGAAAATATGAACATCAATGTCTCAGCTGATCATCGGATTTTAATAAGGATTATCCCTTTTATACAGATTTATAATACTTCTGCGTGGATATTCAGGTAACCGGTCTCTCAAAGACCTATTACGGGGGTAACCTTGCACTGGATGAGGTAACCTTCAACTTAAGTCATAATGGCATCTTCTCGCTAATAGGTAAAAACGGAGCAGGCAAAACAACCCTGATACGGGTGTTGTCCACCCAACTGATGCCTAGTGCTGGAAAAGCCAGCGTAAATGGCTATGACGTAATCAAGCAGGCAAGGGAAATCAGGGAACTAATAGCTGCTGTGCCGCAGGAGGCAAGGGCTGTTCCCTGGATGACTCCCCTGCAAACCATAACCTCATATCTTATGTGGAGGGGCTATACTCATTCCACCTCATTAAATATGGGAAAAGACACGCTCAGGATGCTGGGTTTGGAAGATCAGGAAAAACAGAAGAACAGAAACCTTTCTGGCGGGCAGAAAAGAAAGGTTTTGGTTGCAACGGCACTCGCCAGCGAAGCAACGCTCATATTCATGGATGAGCCTACCACAGGCCTGGATTTTATTTCAAGGAAAGAATTGTGGGGAATCCTCAGGGCCCTTAAGAAGGATAGACTCATTGTTCTCACAACACATTATCTGGAGGAAGCAGAGGAACTGGGAGACATAATTGGGGTAATGAACCATGGCAGATTGGTGGGATTTGGCACGCTTGAGGAACTTAGGGGGCTGACAAAATTTCCACTGAGCATACGGATCTTTTCAGGAAACTATGTAGTCGGGGAACTGGATGGGGAAGCCAAAGCACTCCCAAACAATGTTACGCAAGTTTATACCACTGAGGATGGGGCAAATGGAATCGTCAATGATCTGCTATCAAAACATATCAAGTTTACAGTTCAGGAAATATCACTCAATACGATATTTGAGACTCTGGTAAATGGGGATGAAGAGGGTGAATAGAAGCAGGGGTAGCCAACTTTATGCTTCGATTCTTGTCAATTCCGTATACGCCATGCTTAACTATCCCGTCACACTGATCAGCACGCTTCTGGCGCCATTGTCTATCCTGGCAGTTGTGACATTCGCAAGCAAAGGGACATTGTTGCCTGTTGCCGCCGAAGGAGCGTTGATAATGACAATGGTAACGAGCGGTACTGCAATGCAGGGTGACTTATCTCACCTGAAGAACGACATGAGGCTCCAGGATATGGTTGTCAGTTCACCAACCGGCCCTGGCATTTACGTGTTTGGAATGGCACTGTCGGAAATTGTTTATTCCATACCGACGCTTTCCCTGCTGGTAATATTCAATGTACTGTTCGTAAAAACTGACGTGGCTGGTGCCTTCATTATATTCTTTGACATGGTTACAATTTTCGCGTTCTCAATTTCACTTGGTTTTCTCCTATCCACTCTATCATCTGACATAGTCCAGAGCTGGGCTTTTTCAGGAATACTCTCACCTATACTTACCACGATCCCGCCCGTTTATTACCCAATATCATATATTCCCATACCGTACAGGTATCTGGCATATATTTCTCCAACAACATACGCAGCCCAGATAGCCCAGAACGCAGTTGGATTCCAGAGTCTCTCTGTGGCTACAGTTTTACTCTACTGGCTCATACTGGTAGGTATCACCGTTGTGATAACGTACCTTGCTCTCAAGCGATCGAGATGGAGAGAAATCTGAAACTCTTTGATCAATATCTTTGGTAAATATTGGTCTATTACCCTGGATAATATTATAGAAGTTAACGGATTTATTCTAGAAAATATAACGGAAAAAAATGAAAGAATGCAGTACCGTTTCCTTTTCATCCTCAGCCAATCTTGGACCAGGTTTTGATACGTTGGCCATTGCACATACAGCTTTCTCTGACAGGATCACAGTTTATCCGCTTGACCATGGGTCTGAAAAAAGGATCGCCGTTGATTGCGAAGGTATTGCCGGGGATCCCCTCGCCAATACGGCTGGCAGGGCGGCTGGAGCATTACTGGATGAAACAGGAATAAGAGACGCGATTAAAATAGTGATCCACAAGGGTGTACCGTACGGCCTGGGTCTGGGGAGCAGTGGATCTTCCGCGGCTGGAGCAGTGAAAGCAATTAATGAATTGTTCAGCCTTGATCTCCCGTTGAACGACCTTGTCAGGTTTGCGATGGAAGGAGAACGTGCATCTTCAGGTTCTCCGCATGCGGACAATGTCTCGGCGAGCCTGTTTGGGGAAATTGCCTTTGTGCAATCAACATCTCCAGTCAAGGTCAGGAAATTTTCCATGGATGAGCGGATCAAGATACTGTTGCTGATCCCCAAGATACATATTGCCGAAAAGACCAGAAAGGCTAGGGAGATGGTCCCTCACAGCGTAACGCTGGAAGACCATATACAGAATTCAAGGAGGTTGTCTGGATTAATCATGGGGCTGCAAAACGGAGATCGTGACCTTATCGCGGAAAGTATGCACGATGATATTGTGGAGAAGGCAAGGCTCCCTATGTTCCCTTTCTATCCGGAAGTGAAGGAAATGTCTCTCAAGAACGGTGCCATAAGCGTTTCCGTGAGCGGCGCTGGGCCAAGCATTTTGGAATTCACAGACTCACGGACAGACATCAGATCAATTATAAGTAAAGCTGAATCTATATTTGCCAGGACTGGGGTGCCATTTACATACTGCAAGTGCGATATAGCTGGAGGTGCCTTCGTTGAATGACAATACTAGGTACGTAAGCGGGAAAATTGAAAAACAATTTGGTTCGTTATCATTCCCAATATACCAGACAAGCGCATACCTGATGCCACTTGGGGAAAGATACAGGTATTCAAGGGAATCAAACCCCACGGTAGAAGCTCTCTCTGAAAGGATAGCCAACCTCGAGGGTGCTGAATCGGGCCTGTCGTTCTCTTCCGGAATGGGCGCAGTTACCACTACCCTCCTAGCTCATCTCAAGCCGGGATCCAGGATTATTGTCCCGAGGGATCTGTTTGCAAGGACGTACAAATTTGCTACCAGTTTTCTATCTAGGTGGAATGTATCTGTCAGAATCGTGGATCCCGGCAGCGATAACATGATTTCAGAAATTGAAAAAGGTGCGGATGTAGTTTTCTTCGAGAGCATAACCAACCCCATTCTCCGTGTTAACGACATCCCAGCAATATCCAGGTCCGCAAAAAAAGCGGGATGCATGGTCATGGTCGATTCCACACTTGCGACACCTGTGAACCAGAACCCGCTTGCCCTTGGCGCAGACGTTGTAATTCACAGTGCATCTAAGTTCATAGCAGGCCACAATGACGTTATAGCCGGGCTTGCTGCTGGAAATGAGATTGCTGTCCAGAAGGTGGATGATCTGAGGCGCACACTGGGAACTTCGTTGGATCCAAACACGGCATTCCTCGTAATGAGGGGAATCACAACTCTCAAGGTCAGGATGGACGCCATAAATCGTTCTGCCTTTGAAGTATCCAGGTGGATATCGGATCATAAGCTGGTATCTGAGGTCATGTATCCGGGCCTTGCTGATCATCCCGATCACTCTTTTTCAGGGAATATACTAAGGGGGTTTGGAGGCGTTGTATCTTTCCGGGTAAAGAATGCAAAGGGAAAAGAAGAAAAATTCATGGAGAATCTTCACCACTGCATTCCGGCAAACACACTTGGCGGATCGCAGACAACTATTTCCCACCCATTTACCATGTCTCATCGTGGCCTCTCTGTCGAAGAAAAGGAGAGAATCGGTATAACGAGTGACCTGTTTCGGCTTTCTGTCGGTCTTGAGGATATAGCTGATCTAATGAACGATCTCGATTATGCAATGAGAAAAATACAGGATTGAAGGGCCTCGGGCATCAGGCTTTCGCCGATGAAACGCTCTTCTGTCTCTCCACAAAGGAAGCGACTTTATCGAAGAAACCCTGAGGGTTATCCAGATAAGCAGCATGGGTCGCACCATCTATTATCTCAAGATCAGAATTCCTGACTAGCCCCTTTAGCATAACTCCGTCATCTTTCTTGATAACATCGTCGTTTTCACCCCAGATTATTAAGAGCGGTGACCCGATCTTCGCAAGTTCATCCCTCATGGCACCAACGCCGGCGGCGCCAACAACTATCGCACTGGAGACAAGTTCCGGATAGTCTATTATTGTCCTGAGCGCTATTCCGCCACCCATAGAAGCTCCCATAAGCATAAACTGGTCTAGTCCGAGTTTGCTGGCAAAGTCGAAAACAAATTTAGACGAATTCTTAAAGTTCCTGGAAAATTTATATAAATTATCATCCGTGGAATTTCCAAAACCGGGATAGTCTGGCGCGTATATGTTCATACCAAGTTCCGCGAATTTTTCAAATGCCCCTGAATCAATCCAGATTTCTGAAGTAAAGCTTCTTCCGTGTAGCAGGATTATGGATACCTTATTTCCTGGCTGAATCCTTGATCTGTAGAAAACTTTTGAACCACCCAGGTTCACGATGGTCTCGTTTATCATGGCTGTATATCATTTGTTAGTATTTGTGCATTTTTAATCGCTGAATCTGTTTCATATATTGACCCAATGTCCTATGGTTTCTACGCGCCGCACTCTCCGCGCCTGGCCTTAGAACCTGTCGGGTTTTACTACCTATCTGGTT from Thermoplasmataceae archaeon encodes:
- a CDS encoding ABC transporter permease: MKRVNRSRGSQLYASILVNSVYAMLNYPVTLISTLLAPLSILAVVTFASKGTLLPVAAEGALIMTMVTSGTAMQGDLSHLKNDMRLQDMVVSSPTGPGIYVFGMALSEIVYSIPTLSLLVIFNVLFVKTDVAGAFIIFFDMVTIFAFSISLGFLLSTLSSDIVQSWAFSGILSPILTTIPPVYYPISYIPIPYRYLAYISPTTYAAQIAQNAVGFQSLSVATVLLYWLILVGITVVITYLALKRSRWREI
- a CDS encoding Mut7-C RNAse domain-containing protein, whose translation is MDQSEKFLVDGMLGKLCRWMRFMGYDTEYAGSEISDGDIIKKCLHNKRRLITMDIELSDRLEGTLLLRSFKLDDQIRTVLGRFPISAELAMTRCPECNGILEKKSKPTAGFIPAGVRSRFQEYMVCNNCGKTYWKGSHFDRITAKIAKLKGLKDENPS
- a CDS encoding PLP-dependent transferase: MNDNTRYVSGKIEKQFGSLSFPIYQTSAYLMPLGERYRYSRESNPTVEALSERIANLEGAESGLSFSSGMGAVTTTLLAHLKPGSRIIVPRDLFARTYKFATSFLSRWNVSVRIVDPGSDNMISEIEKGADVVFFESITNPILRVNDIPAISRSAKKAGCMVMVDSTLATPVNQNPLALGADVVIHSASKFIAGHNDVIAGLAAGNEIAVQKVDDLRRTLGTSLDPNTAFLVMRGITTLKVRMDAINRSAFEVSRWISDHKLVSEVMYPGLADHPDHSFSGNILRGFGGVVSFRVKNAKGKEEKFMENLHHCIPANTLGGSQTTISHPFTMSHRGLSVEEKERIGITSDLFRLSVGLEDIADLMNDLDYAMRKIQD
- a CDS encoding ABC transporter ATP-binding protein, with the translated sequence MDIQVTGLSKTYYGGNLALDEVTFNLSHNGIFSLIGKNGAGKTTLIRVLSTQLMPSAGKASVNGYDVIKQAREIRELIAAVPQEARAVPWMTPLQTITSYLMWRGYTHSTSLNMGKDTLRMLGLEDQEKQKNRNLSGGQKRKVLVATALASEATLIFMDEPTTGLDFISRKELWGILRALKKDRLIVLTTHYLEEAEELGDIIGVMNHGRLVGFGTLEELRGLTKFPLSIRIFSGNYVVGELDGEAKALPNNVTQVYTTEDGANGIVNDLLSKHIKFTVQEISLNTIFETLVNGDEEGE
- a CDS encoding homoserine kinase: MKECSTVSFSSSANLGPGFDTLAIAHTAFSDRITVYPLDHGSEKRIAVDCEGIAGDPLANTAGRAAGALLDETGIRDAIKIVIHKGVPYGLGLGSSGSSAAGAVKAINELFSLDLPLNDLVRFAMEGERASSGSPHADNVSASLFGEIAFVQSTSPVKVRKFSMDERIKILLLIPKIHIAEKTRKAREMVPHSVTLEDHIQNSRRLSGLIMGLQNGDRDLIAESMHDDIVEKARLPMFPFYPEVKEMSLKNGAISVSVSGAGPSILEFTDSRTDIRSIISKAESIFARTGVPFTYCKCDIAGGAFVE
- a CDS encoding mRNA surveillance protein pelota; translated protein: MRILADQKDEAWKTIYVEDIDDLWYLHNIFRPGDEIRMTVLRRMEKQDDLIRSKEQSRKPVNLTIRIESVEFQEFVDRLKILGTVVSDSEDLRGEHQSFLISPGTSFDLGKIEWNTEESKLIKEAQSHNFSQEYIFISLDDEQATLSLMRSYGIQVAGRIDSLKSGKYYESNYSEKTYLAEISSTLKPMLKKDSVILILGPGFTHDHLYSFLRADNDVGKYQIYNFSTSRSDQSAVYEFLTKPESDEIFSKSRLLKEGRLIEEFMRDLKLGEKAAYGYETVLKSIEAGAADKLMITEEEFRKERSRIVLDGATHSGCSIHIFSSETEAGRLVRSFGGYCAILRY
- a CDS encoding alpha/beta hydrolase, producing MINETIVNLGGSKVFYRSRIQPGNKVSIILLHGRSFTSEIWIDSGAFEKFAELGMNIYAPDYPGFGNSTDDNLYKFSRNFKNSSKFVFDFASKLGLDQFMLMGASMGGGIALRTIIDYPELVSSAIVVGAAGVGAMRDELAKIGSPLLIIWGENDDVIKKDDGVMLKGLVRNSDLEIIDGATHAAYLDNPQGFFDKVASFVERQKSVSSAKA